In Haliotis asinina isolate JCU_RB_2024 chromosome 15, JCU_Hal_asi_v2, whole genome shotgun sequence, one DNA window encodes the following:
- the LOC137265490 gene encoding sodium-dependent multivitamin transporter-like isoform X1, which translates to MLPRHSFVGVVEADMKDMNPSDTIKKVSLHVADYTILGIFLAVSLSIGLYFGIKNRKRQTRDEYLLGGRHMSPVAVSLSIFATYMSAVSLLGIPAEVYSYGTINFLITIGITLSYVMGYFTVVPLFYELHVTSIYQYFEMRFKSYAVRLIGVFLGILVQIVYTTVTLLSPAFAMQAAIGLPLWVSAVVIGGIGTIYTALGGLKSVVWADVFQTTVIYLGLIAVFIKGMVDIGNPSKILELNNIGDRVQFETSTDPRIRYTLWSVTLGSAFSFFSYTFGQATIQRTGAVASLRKAKLAYLMNIPMLVPFFMILNFTGMLIYAYFHSIHCDPLEAGFISNENQIVPYYVFHILSSVPGLSGLYVATLFSGSLSTASSLINALSANTVEDLLKYPISRFNIAEAKATILAKVSGFFYGTLTVGLVYAAKSFPGTVVRTVISVVGACGGPVTGMFCLGASIPWANKYGALGGGLAALIFNLWLTIGSQLYGTPTLHLPPAPSDKCDATVFLNSSHAVYNRTLRSMEQHSLHGESSSPPSTIYDISHYWYGVFAMFIVMVLGSIVSYFTGSLDSGTNDPKLMFPFARRLWRMKSTAINNDGSMSITLAKEHPEDFKIMDANERDLML; encoded by the exons ATGCTTCCTCGCCATTCCTTTGTGGGAGTAGTTGAAG CAGACATGAAAGACATGAATCCTTCCGACACAATAAAAAAGGTATCTCTCCATGTAGCCGACTACACAATCTTGGGCATCTTTTTGGCAGTGTCTCTGTCAATTGGCCTGTACTTTGGCATCAAAAACCGCAAACGACAGACAAGAGATGAGTACCTTCTGGGCGGGAGACACATGAGCCCCGTGGCCGTGTCGTTGTCCATCTTTGCCACGTACATGTCGGCGGTGTCGTTGCTGGGTATCCCGGCTGAAGTGTACAGTTATGGCACCATAAATTTCCTGATAACCATTGGCATCACCTTGAGTTACGTCATGGGATACTTCACAGTGGTGCCTTTGTTCTATGAGCTGCACGTGACAAGTATATACCAG TACTTTGAAATGCGGTTCAAATCCTATGCAGTTCGTTTAATAGGCGTATTTCTGGGGATTCTCGTTCAG ATAGTGTACACAACGGTTACTTTGTTGTCCCCAGCCTTCGCTATGCAAGCAG ctattggtCTCCCTCTTTGGGTATCAGCAGTGGTCATCGGTGGTATTGGGACCATATACACAGCTCTG GGAGGCTTAAAGAGCGTTGTCTGGGCAGATGTTTTTCAAACAACAGTCATATATCTAGGTCTCATTGCAGTTTTCATCAAG GGCATGGTTGATATCGGCAATCCATCAAAGATACTAGAGCTAAACAACATTGGAGACCGAGTGCAGTTTGA aacGAGTACAGATCCACGAATCAGATACACGCTATGGAGCGTGACTCTTGGCAGTGCATTTTCTTTCTTCTCATACACCTTCggccaggctacaatacaaagAACAGGTGCTGTGGCGAGTCTCAGAAAGGCAAAGTT AGCGTATTTGATGAACATTCCAATGCTGGTGCCATTCTTCATGATCTTGAACTTTACTGGCATGTTGATCTACGCATACTTTCATTCCATTCACTGTGATCCACTGGAAGCTGGGTTCATATCTAACGAGAACCAG ATAGTTCCTTATTACGTCTTTCACATCCTGAGCTCGGTGCCTGGATTGTCCGGACTGTACGTCGCCACGCTCTTCAGTGGAAGTTTAAG TACTGCATCCTCGTTGATCAACGCCCTGTCTGCAAACACCGTAGAGGACCTTCTGAAGTATCCGATCAGCAGGTTCAACATAGCTGAGGCAAAGGCAACTATCCTTGCTAAAGTGTCAG GTTTCTTTTACGGAACTTTAACGGTAGGCCTGGTTTATGCTGCCAAGTCTTTCCCAGGAACTGTTGTGAGG ACGGTGATTTCTGTGGTTGGAGCCTGCGGAGGTCCTGTAACGGGAATGTTCTGCCTTGGTGCTAGCATTCCATGGGCAAACAAATAT GGAGCCCTGGGTGGAGGTCTAGCTGCGCTGATATTCAACCTATGGCTGACTATAGGAAGCCAGCTGTATGGAACCCCGACTCTGCATCTTCCGCCAGCACCATCAGACAAATGTGATGCAACTGTTTTTCTTAATTCATCTCATGCTGTCTACAATAGGACATTAAGGTCGATGGAACAGCACAGTCTCCACGGAGAAAG TTCTTCTCCACCATCGACGATATACGACATCTCACACTACTGGTATGGAGTGTTCGCGATGTTCATTGTGATGGTTTTGGGTTCAATCGTGAGCTACTTCACAG GATCTCTTGATTCCGGCACAAACGATCCCAAGCTAATGTTTCCCTTCGCACGGCGTCTGTGGCGGATGAAGAGCACTGCGATCAACAACGATGGATCCATGAGCATAACGCTGGCGAAG GAACACCCTGAAGACTTCAAAATAATGGACGCAAACGAACGAGATTTAATGCTCTGA
- the LOC137265490 gene encoding sodium-coupled monocarboxylate transporter 1-like isoform X2, whose protein sequence is MKDMNPSDTIKKVSLHVADYTILGIFLAVSLSIGLYFGIKNRKRQTRDEYLLGGRHMSPVAVSLSIFATYMSAVSLLGIPAEVYSYGTINFLITIGITLSYVMGYFTVVPLFYELHVTSIYQYFEMRFKSYAVRLIGVFLGILVQIVYTTVTLLSPAFAMQAAIGLPLWVSAVVIGGIGTIYTALGGLKSVVWADVFQTTVIYLGLIAVFIKGMVDIGNPSKILELNNIGDRVQFETSTDPRIRYTLWSVTLGSAFSFFSYTFGQATIQRTGAVASLRKAKLAYLMNIPMLVPFFMILNFTGMLIYAYFHSIHCDPLEAGFISNENQIVPYYVFHILSSVPGLSGLYVATLFSGSLSTASSLINALSANTVEDLLKYPISRFNIAEAKATILAKVSGFFYGTLTVGLVYAAKSFPGTVVRTVISVVGACGGPVTGMFCLGASIPWANKYGALGGGLAALIFNLWLTIGSQLYGTPTLHLPPAPSDKCDATVFLNSSHAVYNRTLRSMEQHSLHGESSSPPSTIYDISHYWYGVFAMFIVMVLGSIVSYFTGSLDSGTNDPKLMFPFARRLWRMKSTAINNDGSMSITLAKEHPEDFKIMDANERDLML, encoded by the exons ATGAAAGACATGAATCCTTCCGACACAATAAAAAAGGTATCTCTCCATGTAGCCGACTACACAATCTTGGGCATCTTTTTGGCAGTGTCTCTGTCAATTGGCCTGTACTTTGGCATCAAAAACCGCAAACGACAGACAAGAGATGAGTACCTTCTGGGCGGGAGACACATGAGCCCCGTGGCCGTGTCGTTGTCCATCTTTGCCACGTACATGTCGGCGGTGTCGTTGCTGGGTATCCCGGCTGAAGTGTACAGTTATGGCACCATAAATTTCCTGATAACCATTGGCATCACCTTGAGTTACGTCATGGGATACTTCACAGTGGTGCCTTTGTTCTATGAGCTGCACGTGACAAGTATATACCAG TACTTTGAAATGCGGTTCAAATCCTATGCAGTTCGTTTAATAGGCGTATTTCTGGGGATTCTCGTTCAG ATAGTGTACACAACGGTTACTTTGTTGTCCCCAGCCTTCGCTATGCAAGCAG ctattggtCTCCCTCTTTGGGTATCAGCAGTGGTCATCGGTGGTATTGGGACCATATACACAGCTCTG GGAGGCTTAAAGAGCGTTGTCTGGGCAGATGTTTTTCAAACAACAGTCATATATCTAGGTCTCATTGCAGTTTTCATCAAG GGCATGGTTGATATCGGCAATCCATCAAAGATACTAGAGCTAAACAACATTGGAGACCGAGTGCAGTTTGA aacGAGTACAGATCCACGAATCAGATACACGCTATGGAGCGTGACTCTTGGCAGTGCATTTTCTTTCTTCTCATACACCTTCggccaggctacaatacaaagAACAGGTGCTGTGGCGAGTCTCAGAAAGGCAAAGTT AGCGTATTTGATGAACATTCCAATGCTGGTGCCATTCTTCATGATCTTGAACTTTACTGGCATGTTGATCTACGCATACTTTCATTCCATTCACTGTGATCCACTGGAAGCTGGGTTCATATCTAACGAGAACCAG ATAGTTCCTTATTACGTCTTTCACATCCTGAGCTCGGTGCCTGGATTGTCCGGACTGTACGTCGCCACGCTCTTCAGTGGAAGTTTAAG TACTGCATCCTCGTTGATCAACGCCCTGTCTGCAAACACCGTAGAGGACCTTCTGAAGTATCCGATCAGCAGGTTCAACATAGCTGAGGCAAAGGCAACTATCCTTGCTAAAGTGTCAG GTTTCTTTTACGGAACTTTAACGGTAGGCCTGGTTTATGCTGCCAAGTCTTTCCCAGGAACTGTTGTGAGG ACGGTGATTTCTGTGGTTGGAGCCTGCGGAGGTCCTGTAACGGGAATGTTCTGCCTTGGTGCTAGCATTCCATGGGCAAACAAATAT GGAGCCCTGGGTGGAGGTCTAGCTGCGCTGATATTCAACCTATGGCTGACTATAGGAAGCCAGCTGTATGGAACCCCGACTCTGCATCTTCCGCCAGCACCATCAGACAAATGTGATGCAACTGTTTTTCTTAATTCATCTCATGCTGTCTACAATAGGACATTAAGGTCGATGGAACAGCACAGTCTCCACGGAGAAAG TTCTTCTCCACCATCGACGATATACGACATCTCACACTACTGGTATGGAGTGTTCGCGATGTTCATTGTGATGGTTTTGGGTTCAATCGTGAGCTACTTCACAG GATCTCTTGATTCCGGCACAAACGATCCCAAGCTAATGTTTCCCTTCGCACGGCGTCTGTGGCGGATGAAGAGCACTGCGATCAACAACGATGGATCCATGAGCATAACGCTGGCGAAG GAACACCCTGAAGACTTCAAAATAATGGACGCAAACGAACGAGATTTAATGCTCTGA